A genomic stretch from bacterium includes:
- a CDS encoding rRNA pseudouridine synthase: protein MSGLRIQKFLSSWGVASRRRIEEWIAGGRVLLNSSRANPGATIKEGDELVVLDACGKPSYRATLRGVYDERNCKWLNKECEYWMVNKPRGVLSSTKDPHHKMMVTALVASPARLYPVGRLDKESEGLLLLTSDGSLAHKLTHPRFGVSKKYHVTVDWPPTKETLAIIGKGGLKLEDGPAPPVSIKELSARRFELVLREGRKREIRRIFEALGHKVISLVRVAFGPLELGGLPTGKARKLTLEEIETLKRSCTGNHHSLEKRVRDKERRRPEGKTPGQIWGRESSKSSARRTTRKGSRS, encoded by the coding sequence ATGTCCGGTTTGAGAATCCAGAAGTTCCTCTCTTCATGGGGAGTGGCTTCCAGGCGAAGGATCGAAGAATGGATTGCAGGCGGAAGGGTGCTACTTAACTCATCGAGGGCGAATCCCGGGGCCACGATTAAGGAGGGCGATGAGCTTGTCGTTCTTGACGCCTGCGGAAAACCGTCTTATCGGGCGACGCTGCGAGGAGTGTACGACGAGAGGAACTGTAAATGGCTTAATAAAGAGTGCGAATACTGGATGGTCAATAAGCCCAGGGGAGTGCTCTCTTCTACGAAAGATCCGCATCACAAGATGATGGTTACCGCACTCGTGGCTTCACCGGCACGATTGTACCCCGTAGGACGTCTCGACAAGGAGAGCGAGGGATTGCTTCTTTTAACCTCGGACGGAAGCCTGGCGCACAAACTTACTCACCCCCGCTTCGGAGTCAGCAAAAAGTATCATGTCACTGTTGACTGGCCTCCCACAAAGGAGACTCTTGCGATCATCGGGAAGGGCGGATTGAAGCTGGAGGACGGTCCAGCTCCGCCCGTATCAATCAAGGAGCTTTCAGCCCGTAGATTCGAACTTGTTTTACGCGAGGGCAGGAAGAGGGAGATTCGAAGGATATTTGAAGCGCTCGGTCACAAGGTGATAAGCCTTGTAAGGGTTGCCTTCGGCCCGCTTGAACTTGGCGGTCTTCCTACGGGCAAGGCGCGAAAATTGACCTTGGAGGAGATAGAAACGCTGAAGAGATCTTGCACCGGCAATCACCACTCGCTCGAAAAAAGGGTAAGAGACAAGGAAAGACGCCGGCCCGAAGGTAAAACACCAGGCCAGATTTGGGGCCGTGAATCCAGCAAGTCGTCCGCACGAAGAACCACCCGGAAAGGCTCCCGCTCATAA
- a CDS encoding cation transporter: MSEKKAKAVLVISTVANVALMAMKLSVGFLAHSRALVADGINSTLDIFFSVMILLSFRWASKPADKDHPYGHGNIEVLVAFIAALIIVATGGVIIYDGIRSAINPALEAPGMLALIAEGVTIASKLFLYIYATSVAKRFRSPAVSVQAADHRSDIMATSAAVVSIFLARIGIKFFDPVGAAIVGSFIIWTGIRLIKENIHVLIETRPEDKFFAKVEEALSAVKEVRKVYGLRAHPVGTYFFLEITVSVNGNLTVKKGHDIAEQVRLRLMEREQTIKDVIVHVEPEEHR; encoded by the coding sequence ATGAGCGAGAAGAAAGCAAAAGCCGTTCTTGTAATAAGCACGGTAGCGAACGTTGCCCTGATGGCCATGAAGCTTTCCGTGGGCTTCCTTGCGCACTCGCGAGCGCTTGTAGCCGACGGCATCAATTCAACCCTCGATATTTTCTTTTCCGTAATGATACTTCTCTCCTTCCGCTGGGCTTCCAAGCCTGCGGACAAAGATCATCCTTACGGGCACGGCAACATAGAGGTTCTTGTTGCCTTTATAGCCGCGCTCATCATAGTTGCGACCGGCGGGGTTATAATCTACGACGGCATAAGAAGCGCTATAAATCCGGCACTCGAGGCGCCCGGAATGCTTGCCCTGATTGCCGAAGGAGTAACCATAGCCTCAAAGCTATTCCTCTATATATATGCCACCTCGGTCGCCAAACGTTTTCGTTCGCCGGCCGTCTCAGTACAAGCTGCCGACCACCGTTCCGATATCATGGCAACATCGGCAGCCGTCGTCAGCATATTCCTCGCAAGAATCGGCATCAAATTCTTTGATCCAGTGGGCGCCGCCATAGTAGGCAGTTTCATCATCTGGACCGGAATACGCCTCATCAAAGAGAACATACACGTTCTCATCGAAACAAGACCAGAGGACAAGTTTTTTGCAAAGGTAGAGGAGGCTCTTTCGGCCGTTAAAGAGGTAAGGAAAGTATACGGCCTAAGAGCGCATCCGGTGGGTACGTATTTTTTTCTTGAGATAACCGTTTCGGTTAACGGGAACCTTACGGTCAAGAAAGGCCATGATATTGCCGAGCAAGTCCGCTTAAGGTTGATGGAGCGCGAACAAACAATAAAAGACGTGATAGTCCATGTTGAGCCAGAAGAACATAGATGA
- a CDS encoding AIR carboxylase family protein, which translates to MSPFKVAIVAGSKSDEEYVKLAEVELEEAGIPYDTHYLSAHRQPEEVAEFAKAAQDRGFSVIIALAGYAAALPGVLAAYTSLPVIGVPLDTSPLSGWDALLSIVQMPKGVPVAAMSVGKAGASNAARFCRRIKDIIDSAQ; encoded by the coding sequence ATGAGTCCTTTTAAAGTAGCGATTGTAGCAGGTTCCAAAAGCGATGAGGAGTATGTGAAGCTCGCTGAGGTCGAACTCGAAGAAGCTGGAATCCCTTACGATACACATTATCTCTCCGCGCACCGCCAGCCAGAGGAAGTAGCCGAGTTTGCTAAAGCGGCCCAGGACAGAGGGTTTTCAGTAATCATCGCCCTTGCAGGCTACGCCGCGGCGCTGCCCGGCGTTTTAGCCGCTTATACATCCTTGCCTGTTATCGGCGTGCCTCTGGATACATCGCCTCTATCCGGATGGGACGCGCTTCTCTCGATAGTCCAGATGCCGAAGGGCGTTCCTGTTGCGGCTATGAGTGTGGGGAAAGCGGGCGCATCTAACGCGGCGAGGTTTTGCAGGAGAATCAAGGACATTATAGATAGCGCCCAATAA
- the mtnA gene encoding S-methyl-5-thioribose-1-phosphate isomerase, giving the protein MSYNKGGRSRPPYLLNPPYEAIKWGYRKFWVLDQRLLPHKKKYLELSDIESACIAIKSLAVRGAPLIGVCAALALAHAARSGASKKILLKSAEKLASTRPTAVNLFNVLREIKKVINEDSSCNAIVTKALNIWKEEEERSYAMVEHAQGLVGKGARITTYCNTGMLACPGLGTALGVLIKAHLEGKKIDVVVPETRPLLQGARLTSWELTQWKIPHILVTESALASVLNSIEACFVGADRIAKNGDTANKVGTYGLAILCRSFGVPFYVVAPTSTVDAGARKGAEIPIEIRDASEVAEFNSCRSAPRGAKAFNPAFDVTPAELITAIITEEGVARPPYRKNLPL; this is encoded by the coding sequence ATGTCTTACAACAAAGGGGGGCGTTCGCGCCCCCCTTACCTTTTAAATCCCCCTTACGAGGCGATAAAATGGGGATATAGGAAATTCTGGGTTCTCGACCAGCGTCTTCTTCCGCACAAAAAAAAATATCTGGAACTTTCTGATATCGAATCTGCATGCATTGCAATAAAAAGTCTCGCCGTGAGAGGGGCACCTCTCATAGGCGTTTGCGCGGCTTTGGCTCTGGCGCATGCCGCCCGTTCAGGCGCTTCAAAAAAAATTCTTCTCAAATCCGCAGAAAAGCTTGCTTCGACGAGGCCCACGGCAGTCAATCTCTTCAATGTTCTCCGCGAGATTAAAAAGGTCATAAATGAAGACTCGTCCTGCAACGCAATAGTCACAAAAGCCCTGAACATATGGAAAGAAGAAGAAGAGCGTTCGTACGCAATGGTTGAGCATGCTCAGGGTTTGGTAGGGAAAGGAGCCAGGATTACGACTTACTGCAATACCGGCATGCTTGCCTGCCCTGGATTGGGAACCGCCCTTGGTGTGCTTATCAAGGCGCATCTTGAAGGAAAGAAGATAGATGTAGTAGTTCCTGAAACCAGGCCGTTGCTTCAGGGCGCTCGACTAACATCCTGGGAATTGACGCAGTGGAAGATACCGCACATCCTCGTCACGGAATCGGCGCTTGCAAGCGTGTTGAATTCCATCGAAGCATGTTTTGTCGGGGCCGACAGGATAGCGAAAAACGGGGATACCGCAAACAAGGTCGGAACTTATGGACTAGCCATACTCTGCCGGAGCTTTGGGGTTCCTTTCTACGTCGTGGCTCCCACATCTACCGTTGATGCAGGCGCTAGAAAGGGTGCAGAGATACCAATAGAGATCCGGGACGCTTCCGAAGTTGCCGAGTTCAATTCATGCCGCTCGGCGCCCCGCGGCGCTAAGGCTTTCAATCCGGCGTTCGATGTCACACCGGCCGAGCTCATTACTGCGATTATTACCGAAGAAGGCGTCGCCAGACCTCCCTATAGAAAGAACTTACCTCTGTGA
- a CDS encoding tetratricopeptide repeat protein — protein sequence MKFMLKNYPKQQPTKSSAIFSQRSLFACSILVAVATQALGSDLIRSGDVYALGGDMEGASSAYDVAMIENPKLSLDLSFLVRKSRAGRELGDVELSKALLRRAQSLATSGKDIGQTNWILGLDAFFVKDYESAKRFFAQAFMTDPAPPLELLYYSGWALYKMGNYDEASNAFHNLEDLNQGQFDPGELNLLQASIAYHKADLDEAQKRLADTAAYPRDIRNREEALYLAAYVSLRMDSLSQSTGYAEKFDDTVRSILIRARLALENGSFPEACELYSRLESQEALYGLAVSQYLASRTNEAEKTALEYLDAYPGGAETEQTFLLLAMIERGRNRYDKAIEYLNRGLSINSRNRPRLLYDLAEIEYSVKHYSKANEACVEILTEYPLYTGKDMVNLLLARGLFYSGETDSTIKVLNELASSTSDEVVLNEIHYYLGESYYRKGDYSKSAEEFKNVSPGSSYFKALKRRGEVLAAAGRNSESVESFLLAYSEAPSLVEKESVLLAIEERRLAMGRYSDKASMLKSFLEKYPDASIASGIQLQIALDYFERRNWTFALHEFNKVLDKYPDSDAAAEALYYKARCQRNLGKTDDALKTYSSIPPRFPSSAVVSRSQTELANMLLSLGRPGEALSVYRDLLSSTKSSSERASYTLKMAEIYCGMGNLQTASDLVTAALTENPPSDVAKRLLLFGMRVELSKGSITSAVNYSVRYRNRFGETPEYLLGKGDIDKASGNLKDALSSYREAASRLPERSESRIEALLGAASTAELLGGVDEAKRYLEQAAIEVQLDRQRVEITKRLQTLK from the coding sequence TTGAAATTCATGCTGAAGAACTACCCAAAACAACAACCAACAAAGTCAAGCGCTATCTTTTCGCAAAGAAGCCTATTCGCGTGTAGCATTCTTGTTGCCGTTGCGACGCAAGCGCTGGGCAGCGATCTCATCAGATCAGGAGACGTATACGCCCTGGGCGGAGACATGGAAGGCGCAAGCTCCGCTTATGATGTTGCGATGATTGAAAACCCGAAGCTCTCTCTGGATCTTTCCTTTCTTGTCCGCAAAAGCAGAGCGGGCCGCGAATTAGGGGATGTGGAGCTTTCAAAAGCGTTGCTCCGAAGAGCGCAAAGTCTAGCAACATCGGGCAAGGACATAGGCCAAACCAACTGGATTCTTGGCCTTGACGCCTTTTTTGTGAAGGATTATGAATCCGCAAAAAGGTTTTTTGCGCAGGCGTTCATGACCGATCCTGCTCCGCCTTTGGAACTTCTTTATTATTCAGGATGGGCTCTCTATAAAATGGGGAATTACGATGAAGCCTCAAACGCCTTCCATAACCTTGAAGACCTTAACCAGGGTCAGTTCGACCCTGGAGAGCTCAATCTTCTTCAGGCGTCGATAGCGTACCACAAAGCCGACCTTGACGAGGCTCAGAAAAGACTCGCCGATACCGCCGCTTATCCGCGCGATATAAGGAACAGGGAAGAAGCCCTTTATCTGGCGGCTTATGTTTCCTTGAGGATGGACAGTCTGAGTCAATCAACAGGTTACGCCGAGAAGTTCGATGATACCGTAAGGAGCATACTAATAAGGGCAAGACTCGCTCTGGAGAACGGTTCCTTTCCTGAAGCTTGCGAGCTCTACTCAAGACTCGAAAGCCAGGAGGCGCTCTACGGACTTGCAGTATCGCAATATCTCGCTTCAAGAACCAATGAAGCGGAAAAGACCGCCCTTGAATATCTCGACGCATATCCTGGAGGAGCGGAGACGGAACAAACATTCTTATTGCTTGCTATGATTGAAAGGGGCAGGAACCGGTATGACAAGGCAATAGAGTATCTTAATCGCGGACTTTCCATCAACTCGCGAAACCGGCCCAGACTTCTTTACGATCTGGCGGAGATTGAGTATTCTGTAAAGCATTACAGCAAGGCTAACGAGGCTTGCGTTGAGATACTGACAGAGTATCCACTCTACACTGGGAAAGACATGGTAAATCTTCTTCTCGCACGGGGTCTTTTCTACTCCGGTGAGACTGACTCCACAATCAAGGTACTTAACGAACTTGCCAGCTCTACCTCGGATGAGGTTGTTCTCAATGAAATACATTATTATCTTGGCGAGAGCTATTACAGAAAAGGCGATTATTCGAAGTCTGCTGAAGAATTCAAAAACGTAAGCCCAGGCTCGTCATACTTTAAGGCTTTGAAGAGAAGGGGCGAGGTTCTTGCCGCTGCAGGCAGGAACTCCGAATCTGTCGAATCTTTCCTCCTGGCTTACAGCGAAGCGCCGTCACTTGTTGAGAAGGAAAGCGTATTGCTTGCCATAGAGGAGCGCCGTCTTGCTATGGGCAGGTATTCCGACAAGGCGAGCATGCTGAAAAGCTTTCTTGAAAAATATCCCGATGCTTCGATAGCGTCGGGAATTCAGCTTCAGATAGCGCTAGATTATTTCGAAAGGCGCAACTGGACTTTTGCTCTGCATGAGTTCAACAAGGTGCTGGATAAATACCCCGATTCGGACGCGGCCGCGGAAGCCCTTTACTACAAGGCAAGATGCCAGAGAAATCTCGGCAAGACGGATGATGCGCTTAAGACTTACAGTTCTATACCTCCAAGATTTCCATCCTCCGCCGTCGTATCCCGCTCCCAAACCGAGCTCGCCAATATGCTTTTGTCTCTTGGACGTCCTGGAGAAGCGCTTTCAGTTTACAGAGACCTTCTCTCATCCACGAAAAGCTCTTCAGAGAGGGCTTCTTATACCCTTAAAATGGCGGAAATATACTGCGGCATGGGAAACCTTCAAACCGCATCCGATCTTGTAACCGCAGCCCTGACTGAAAACCCTCCTTCAGACGTCGCGAAAAGACTCCTTCTTTTCGGGATGAGGGTGGAGCTATCGAAAGGGAGTATTACATCGGCCGTCAATTATTCGGTGCGGTATAGGAACCGTTTCGGTGAGACGCCTGAGTATCTTCTTGGAAAGGGGGATATTGACAAGGCTTCCGGCAATCTCAAGGACGCTCTTTCTTCGTACAGGGAAGCCGCTTCCAGACTGCCCGAACGATCAGAATCGCGCATCGAAGCCCTTCTCGGAGCGGCTTCTACGGCCGAGCTCCTGGGAGGAGTGGACGAGGCTAAAAGATATCTTGAGCAAGCCGCCATTGAAGTGCAACTCGATCGTCAGCGAGTCGAGATCACCAAAAGACTTCAAACGCTCAAGTAG
- a CDS encoding HU family DNA-binding protein — protein MTKAELIDKIASDAKITKKAATTAVSTMVGEITKALKKGQRVPLVGFGTFMVRRTKARKGRNPRTGEEIKIKAGKRPVFKPGKALRDAVA, from the coding sequence ATGACAAAGGCCGAATTAATAGACAAAATCGCCAGCGATGCGAAAATCACGAAGAAAGCGGCTACAACCGCCGTAAGCACAATGGTAGGCGAGATAACCAAGGCTCTCAAGAAGGGACAGAGAGTTCCTCTTGTAGGTTTTGGAACCTTCATGGTTCGCCGCACCAAGGCTCGCAAGGGTCGCAACCCCCGTACCGGCGAAGAGATCAAAATCAAAGCCGGCAAGCGCCCCGTCTTCAAGCCTGGCAAAGCTCTTCGTGACGCTGTTGCATAA